In one window of Arachis ipaensis cultivar K30076 chromosome B06, Araip1.1, whole genome shotgun sequence DNA:
- the LOC107605012 gene encoding ribonucleoside-diphosphate reductase small chain, with protein MPAIPEEPLLAPNPDRFCMFPIQYPEIWEMYKKAEASFWTAEEVDLSGDLRHWESLTDGERHFITHVLAFFAASDGIVLENLAGRFMKEVQVSEARAFYGFQIAIENIHSEMYSLLLETYIKDSSEKNRLFHAIETVPCVKKKAEWALRWIDGSESFAERIVAFACVEGIFFSGSFCSIFWLKKRGLMPGLTFSNELISRDEGLHCDFACLLYSLLRKKLPEERVKGIVKDAVDIEREFVCDALPCALVGMNGDLMSQYIEFVADRLLVALGCKKVYNVQNPFDWMELISLQGKTNFFEKRVGEYQKASVMSSLNGHGGVHVFKMDEDF; from the coding sequence ATGCCTGCAATTCCAGAAGAGCCACTCCTTGCTCCAAACCCTGACAGATTCTGCATGTTCCCAATCCAATACCCTGAGATATGGGAAATGTACAAGAAAGCGGAGGCATCGTTCTGGACAGCGGAGGAAGTTGACCTTTCCGGCGACCTCCGCCACTGGGAATCTCTCACCGACGGCGAGCGCCACTTTATCACTCACGTCCTTGCCTTCTTCGCCGCATCCGATGGCATCGTCCTGGAGAATCTCGCCGGAAGGTTCATGAAGGAGGTTCAGGTCTCCGAGGCACGCGCCTTCTACGGCTTCCAGATCGCAATCGAGAACATCCACTCAGAGATGTACAGCCTCCTTCTCGAAACTTACATCAAAGACTCATCAGAGAAGAATCGTCTCTTCCACGCAATTGAGACCGTTCCTTGCGTAAAGAAGAAAGCCGAGTGGGCCCTACGATGGATCGATGGCTCAGAATCGTTCGCGGAACGCATCGTCGCGTTCGCCTGTGTCGAAGGGATCTTCTTCTCCGGGAGCTTCTGCTCGATATTTTGGCTGAAAAAGCGCGGGTTAATGCCAGGTTTAACCTTCTCGAACGAGTTGATCTCGCGAGATGAAGGCCTTCACTGCGATTTCGCGTGCTTGCTGTACTCTCTTCTGAGAAAGAAGCTGCCTGAGGAGCGTGTGAAGGGGATCGTGAAGGACGCCGTGGATATAGAGAGGGAGTTTGTGTGCGACGCGCTTCCGTGCGCGTTGGTAGGAATGAACGGAGACCTGATGAGTCAGTATATTGAGTTCGTTGCAGATCGGTTGCTGGTGGCGCTTGGGTGCAAGAAGGTGTACAATGTTCAGAACCCTTTTGATTGGATGGAACTTATTTCGCTTCAGGGGAAGACCAACTTCTTTGAAAAGCGTGTTGGGGAGTACCAGAAGGCTTCGGTTATGTCTAGCTTGAACGGTCACGGTGGTGTCCACGTGTTCAAGATGGATGAGGACTTTTAA